In the Tenrec ecaudatus isolate mTenEca1 chromosome 16, mTenEca1.hap1, whole genome shotgun sequence genome, one interval contains:
- the LOC142428516 gene encoding uncharacterized protein LOC142428516, which yields MDAVTVEDVAVNFSPEEWALLDRSQRELYRHVMMETFRNLASVVSQNLDDGEKLSPANTVVQFLENGVWSSLVGEACEIHVTKDPGSKQNTCERRYSEQNVCAIKKENPCGQTVSWIPDLHLLKGTFSEPCPSVSLHCGTFSMTPASPLRHPSVHSECDTCRDGKPGEGCRCPPPACGPVRALPAVTSPECKDRGNCTFDKSSELPVPFRRHRGKRPFDCKECGKVFRLVSRLRRHMRNHSGEKPYECQVCGKTFSFSSYLNSHKKIHSGVRPYECKLCGKRFISSSHLRRHRRVHSGVRPYQCKVCGKTFSWSSCLKTHERIHSGESPYECKVCGKRFIWFSSLKKHKSIHSGELFECKVCGKEFIQSSHLLRHIRVHTGEKPYECKVCRKRFIWFSSLKKHKRLHSGEKLFECKVCGKAFIQSSHLLRHTSVHNEEKPYECNVCGKAFNHSSYLITHIRVHTGEKPYECKVCGKAFIRSSHLLRHVRVHTGEKPYECKVCGKTFNQSSHLLIHTRVHTGEKPYECKVCGKAFVRSSGLFTHARVHTGEKPYKCKVCGKAFNQSSHLSKHVRIHNG from the exons ATG GACGCCGTGACTGTTGAAGACGTGGCTGTGAACTTTTCCCCGGAAGAGTGGGCCTTGCTGGATCGTTCTCAGAGGGAACTCTACAGACATGTGATGATGGAGACTTTCAGGAACCTGGCCTCAGTGG TTTCCCAAAACCTTGATGATGGAGAAAAGCTGTCCCCTGCAAATACAGTAGTACAATTCTTGGAAAATGGCGTCTGGTCCTCCTTGGTAGGAGAAGCGTGTGAAATTCATGTCACTAAAGACCCGGGTAGCAAGCAGAACACTTGTGAGAG AAGGTACAGTGAGCAGAATGTCTGTGCAATTAAAAAGGAGAATCCGTGTGGACAGACCGTCAGCTGGATTCCAGACCTtcacctgctcaaaggaacttttAGTGAACCGTGTCCTTCAGTGTCCCTGCACTGTGGGACATTCTCCATGACACCAGCATCACCACTTAGGCATCCTAGTGTTCACTCTGAATGTGACACCTGTCGGGACGGAAAACCTGGAGAAGGCTGCAGGTGTCCTCCTCCCGCCTGCGGTCCTGTGAGGGCTCTTCCTGCAGTGACATCTCCGGAATGTAAGGACCGTGGTAACTGCACCTTTGACAAGTCCTCAGAGCTCCCTGTACCTTTCAGACGTCACAGAGGAAAGAGACCTTTTGATTGTAAGGAATGTGGCAAAGTTTTTCGCCTTGTTTCCCGCTTGCGTAGGCACATGAGAAATCACAGTGGAGAGAAGCCTTATGAATGTCAGGTATGTGGGAAAACATTTAGTTTTTCTTCGTACCTCAATAGCCATAAAAAAATTCACAGTGGagtgaggccttatgaatgtaagcttTGTGGGAAAAGATTCATTTCGTCCTCCCACCTCCGTAGACATAGACGAGTGCACAGTGGAGTGAGGCCTTATCAGTGtaaggtttgtgggaaaacttTTAGTTGGTCCTCATGCCTCAAAACCCATGAAAGAATCCACAGTGGAGAGagtccttatgaatgtaaggtatGTGGGAAAAGATTTATTTGGTTCTCATCCCTCAAAAAACACAAAAGTATTCACAGTGGAGAGCTTTTTGAATGTAAGGTGTGTGGGAAAGAATTTATTCAGTCCTCCCACCTCCTTAGACACATAAGGGTTCACACTGGAGagaagccttatgaatgtaaggtgtGTAGGAAAAGATTCATTTGGTTCTCCTCCCTCAAGAAACACAAGAGActtcacagtggagagaagctATTTGAATGTAAGGTATGTGGGAAAGCATTTATTCAATCTTCCCACCTCCTTCGACATACAAGTGTTCACAATGAAGagaagccttatgaatgtaaCGTATGTGGGAAAGCATTTAATCATTCATCCTACCTCATTACACATATAAGGGTTCACACTGGGGagaagccttatgaatgtaaggtgtgtgggaaagcctttattcGATCCTCCCACCTCCTTAGACATGTAAGGGTTCACACTGGAGAGAAGCCTTATGAGTGTAAAGTGTGTGGGAAAACATTTAATCAATCCTCCCATCTTCTTATACACACAAGGgttcacactggagagaaaccctatgaatgTAAGGTGTGTGGGAAAGCATTTGTTCGATCCTCTGGCCTCTTTACACATGCAAGGgttcacactggagagaaaccctataaaTGTAAGGTATGTGGGAAAGCATTTAATCAATCCTCCCACCTCAGTAAACATGTAAGGATACATAATGGATAG